A part of Aquaspirillum sp. LM1 genomic DNA contains:
- a CDS encoding putative selenate ABC transporter substrate-binding protein, translating into MKPACLLLLLVLLPGVTHAASVLRLSAIPDEGPNEQQRRYAPLVRYLSATLKQKVQFVPMADYSSVAEALGRGKLDLAWLGGFSYVQASQLGAIRPIAQREEDPQHTSVFIAHADNGVAHLKDLKGKTFAFGAQTSAAGHLMPRHFLQRDGLRPDTDFRRLRYSGSHEVTALWVASGKVDAGVLGSAGWQRLLDSDKIDLNDVRVIATTPAYSEYNWSVRPGLAWRVRQKLSQALLALDRRHPEQREVLDALQTQRLIAAQPEQFQALEQAARSAGMLDKKP; encoded by the coding sequence ATGAAACCGGCCTGTTTACTGCTGCTGCTGGTGTTGCTGCCCGGCGTGACTCACGCTGCCAGCGTGTTGCGGTTGTCGGCCATTCCCGATGAAGGTCCGAATGAGCAGCAACGTCGCTACGCACCGCTGGTGCGCTACCTGAGCGCCACCCTCAAGCAAAAGGTTCAGTTTGTGCCGATGGCCGACTACAGCAGCGTGGCCGAAGCGCTGGGCCGGGGCAAGCTGGATCTGGCCTGGCTGGGTGGCTTCAGCTATGTGCAGGCCAGCCAGCTGGGGGCCATTCGCCCGATTGCCCAGCGTGAGGAAGACCCACAGCACACCAGTGTGTTCATTGCCCACGCGGACAACGGCGTGGCCCATCTGAAAGACCTGAAAGGCAAGACGTTTGCCTTCGGTGCGCAAACCAGCGCCGCCGGCCATCTGATGCCGCGCCATTTTTTGCAGCGCGACGGCCTGCGCCCGGACACGGATTTTCGCCGGCTGCGTTATTCTGGCTCGCATGAAGTGACCGCACTGTGGGTGGCGTCTGGCAAGGTAGACGCTGGCGTGCTGGGTAGCGCAGGCTGGCAGCGCCTGCTGGATAGCGACAAGATCGACCTGAACGACGTGCGAGTGATCGCCACCACGCCGGCTTATTCCGAATACAACTGGAGCGTACGCCCCGGTCTGGCGTGGCGTGTCCGGCAAAAGCTCAGCCAGGCACTGCTTGCACTGGACCGCCGCCATCCGGAACAGCGTGAAGTGCTGGACGCGCTGCAAACACAAAGGCTGATTGCCGCCCAGCCCGAGCAGTTTCAGGCGCTGGAGCAAGCTGCCCGCAGTGCCGGGATGCTGGATAAAAAACCGTAG
- a CDS encoding DUF485 domain-containing protein, with the protein MNEDVLKRVQQNPKFAELVHKKTTFGWTLSIVMLVIYYGFILILAFAPKSLGATIGGGVTTLGMPVGVLIILSAFVLTGIYVRRANTEFDQLNQEIVEESK; encoded by the coding sequence ATGAACGAAGACGTTCTGAAACGGGTGCAGCAGAACCCGAAGTTCGCCGAACTCGTCCACAAGAAGACGACATTCGGATGGACCCTGTCGATCGTGATGCTGGTGATCTACTACGGGTTCATCCTGATTCTGGCATTTGCACCGAAGTCGCTGGGTGCAACGATCGGTGGCGGCGTTACCACCCTTGGCATGCCGGTGGGCGTGCTGATCATTCTCTCGGCGTTTGTGCTGACGGGCATTTACGTGCGCCGCGCCAACACCGAGTTTGACCAACTCAACCAAGAAATCGTTGAGGAGTCCAAATAA
- a CDS encoding PLP-dependent aminotransferase family protein → MFTLDPQQPATDQIVSQMLAAIDSGRLGDGARLPSVRQLAAQLEVSVFTVVNAYDRLLARGCIRSRVGAGYFVCRRPGMGAPALVAAETPTLPNTPLGLVQGVLGGNPFSVPAGSGFLPEAWLEDTLAPAVITRALRRHRFATQPAPAQGHPAVREQIALRLAQQQVQLPAAQLLTTQGATQAFDLVLRASVRPGDCVLVEDPGYFMIHAQLRAMGAKVLAVPRRADGPDLDVLDALAREHRPRLLFTQTLLHNPTGGCTSPQVAHRLLLLAERHDFWVLEDDVYGELASQPGMRLVQIDGLQRVLYVGSFSKTLNPGLRLGYIAAPSDWLPRLLEHKVMSTLSGSALNEAVITDILESGRYRRHTEQLRERLARARRASVPALQACGIQLEHADGEGIFLWARLPDGLDADQLTRAAAQVGILLAPGTLFSPSGQGQSFLRIHAAYGSDPALLAFLREQAAASQTSGPRLRLA, encoded by the coding sequence ATGTTTACCCTCGACCCCCAGCAGCCCGCCACCGACCAGATTGTCAGCCAGATGCTTGCCGCCATCGACAGTGGCCGGCTGGGTGACGGCGCGCGCCTGCCGTCGGTGCGCCAGCTGGCCGCCCAGCTGGAAGTGAGCGTGTTTACCGTGGTGAATGCCTACGACCGCTTGCTGGCACGTGGCTGTATCCGCTCGCGGGTGGGGGCGGGCTATTTTGTCTGTCGCCGGCCTGGCATGGGGGCGCCGGCGCTGGTGGCGGCAGAAACCCCCACCTTGCCCAACACGCCGCTGGGGCTGGTGCAGGGCGTACTGGGCGGCAATCCGTTCAGTGTGCCGGCAGGCTCGGGCTTTCTGCCTGAGGCCTGGCTGGAAGACACCCTGGCCCCGGCTGTGATTACCCGCGCGCTGCGCCGTCACCGCTTTGCCACCCAGCCCGCCCCGGCACAGGGCCACCCGGCAGTGCGTGAACAGATTGCCCTGCGCCTGGCTCAGCAGCAGGTGCAACTGCCCGCCGCCCAGCTGCTGACCACCCAGGGTGCCACCCAGGCGTTTGACCTGGTGCTGCGCGCCAGTGTGCGCCCCGGTGACTGCGTGCTGGTGGAAGATCCGGGCTATTTCATGATTCACGCCCAACTGCGGGCAATGGGGGCCAAGGTGCTGGCAGTGCCGCGCCGGGCCGATGGGCCGGATCTGGACGTGCTGGATGCCCTGGCCAGGGAACACCGTCCCCGCCTGCTGTTTACCCAGACCCTGCTGCACAACCCCACCGGGGGCTGCACCTCGCCCCAGGTGGCGCACCGGCTGCTGTTGCTGGCGGAGCGGCATGATTTCTGGGTGCTGGAAGATGATGTATACGGCGAGCTGGCCAGCCAGCCGGGCATGCGTCTGGTGCAGATTGATGGCCTGCAGCGGGTGCTGTATGTCGGCAGTTTTTCCAAGACGCTCAACCCTGGCCTGCGCCTGGGCTATATTGCCGCGCCCAGCGACTGGCTGCCACGCCTGCTGGAACACAAGGTGATGAGCACGCTGTCGGGCTCGGCGCTGAATGAGGCAGTGATTACCGATATTCTGGAAAGTGGTCGCTACCGGCGGCACACCGAGCAACTGCGTGAACGCCTGGCCCGCGCCCGTCGCGCCAGCGTGCCGGCCTTGCAGGCCTGCGGCATCCAGCTGGAGCACGCCGACGGCGAGGGGATTTTTTTATGGGCGCGTCTGCCCGATGGGCTGGATGCCGATCAGCTCACCCGTGCGGCGGCACAGGTGGGCATTCTGCTGGCACCGGGCACGCTGTTTTCACCCAGCGGCCAGGGCCAGTCGTTTTTGCGCATCCATGCCGCGTATGGCAGCGATCCGGCGCTGCTGGCGTTTCTGCGCGAACAGGCTGCCGCCAGTCAAACGTCAGGCCCGCGTTTGCGCCTGGCGTAA
- a CDS encoding Tex family protein, with product MLPSIASRLAAELAVRESQVAATIQLLDEGATVPFVARYRKEATGGLDDTQLRQLDERLRYLRELDARRDTILGSIREQGKLSAELESALYAAQDKTTLEDLYLPYKPKRRTKAQMAREAGLEPLADSLLADPTQDPQQAALAYINADAGVADAKAALDGARAILIERMGEHAGLLGELREKLWREGEMRATLVEGKAEAGAKFADYFAYAEPIRAIPSHRALALLRGRNEGVLNVQLAWQPADTPTTQRSDYEQMIADVFQIADQSRPADKWLLDSVRLAWRAKMVLSLELELTQRLREAAETEAIQVFARNLHDLLLAAPAGPRATLGLDPGLRTGVKVAVTDATGKLVDTGVIYPHVPRNEWDKSLAILAALCARHRVELIAIGNGTASRETDKLAADLMRLHPELKLTKLVVSEAGASVYSASELAAREFPELDVSLRGAVSIARRLQDPLAELVKIDPKSIGVGQYQHDVNQSQLARSLDAVVEDCVNAVGVDVNTASAALLARVSGLNSTIAGNIVSYRDSHGAFRQRKALLKVPRLGDKTFEQAAGFLRIMNGDNPLDRSAVHPEAYPLVERIVARCNKPVTALIGDVSALKTLKPSDYTDERFGLPTVMDILRELEKPGRDPRPEFKTATFADGVEDLADLRPGMILEGVVTNVANFGAFIDIGVHQDGLVHISALSKQFVDDPRKVVKAGDVVKVKVMEVDVKRKRVGLSMRLDDEPGASTARGPRDDSTPRKGGGKPAREAPPSNNAMAAALAKLRR from the coding sequence ATGTTGCCCTCGATTGCTTCCCGTCTGGCCGCCGAACTGGCGGTTCGTGAATCCCAGGTGGCCGCCACCATCCAGCTGCTGGATGAAGGTGCCACCGTGCCTTTCGTTGCCCGTTACCGCAAGGAGGCCACCGGCGGCCTGGACGACACCCAGCTGCGCCAGCTGGACGAACGCCTGCGCTACCTGCGCGAACTCGACGCCCGCCGCGACACCATCCTGGGCAGTATCCGCGAGCAAGGCAAACTGTCTGCCGAACTCGAAAGCGCGCTGTACGCCGCCCAGGACAAGACCACGCTGGAAGACCTCTACCTGCCCTACAAGCCCAAGCGGCGTACCAAGGCGCAGATGGCCCGCGAAGCCGGGCTGGAGCCGCTGGCCGACAGCCTGCTGGCCGACCCGACGCAAGACCCGCAACAGGCCGCGCTGGCCTATATCAACGCCGACGCTGGCGTGGCCGACGCCAAGGCGGCGCTGGACGGCGCGCGCGCCATCCTGATCGAGCGCATGGGCGAGCACGCTGGCCTGCTGGGTGAATTGCGGGAAAAACTCTGGCGAGAGGGCGAAATGCGCGCCACCCTGGTGGAAGGCAAGGCCGAAGCCGGGGCCAAGTTTGCCGATTATTTTGCCTACGCCGAGCCGATCCGGGCGATTCCGTCGCACCGGGCGCTGGCGCTGCTGCGTGGGCGCAACGAAGGCGTGCTGAATGTGCAGCTGGCCTGGCAGCCGGCAGATACGCCGACCACCCAGCGCAGCGACTACGAACAGATGATCGCCGACGTATTCCAGATTGCCGACCAGAGCCGCCCGGCAGATAAATGGCTGCTGGACAGTGTGCGCCTGGCCTGGCGGGCCAAGATGGTGCTGTCGCTGGAGCTGGAACTCACCCAGCGCCTGCGCGAAGCCGCAGAAACCGAGGCGATTCAGGTGTTTGCCCGCAATCTGCACGACCTCTTGCTGGCTGCGCCCGCCGGCCCGCGCGCCACGCTGGGGCTGGACCCCGGCCTGCGCACCGGGGTGAAGGTGGCGGTGACCGACGCCACCGGCAAGCTGGTGGACACCGGGGTGATTTATCCGCATGTGCCGCGCAATGAATGGGACAAATCCCTGGCGATTCTGGCTGCGCTGTGCGCCCGTCATCGGGTGGAGCTGATCGCCATTGGCAACGGCACCGCCAGCCGGGAAACCGACAAGCTGGCCGCCGACCTGATGCGCCTGCACCCCGAGCTGAAGCTGACCAAGCTGGTGGTGTCCGAAGCCGGTGCCTCGGTGTATTCCGCTTCGGAACTGGCCGCACGCGAGTTTCCCGAGCTGGATGTATCGCTGCGCGGCGCGGTGTCGATTGCCCGCCGCCTGCAAGACCCGCTGGCCGAGCTGGTGAAAATCGACCCGAAATCGATTGGCGTGGGCCAGTATCAGCACGATGTGAACCAAAGCCAGCTGGCGCGCTCGCTGGATGCGGTGGTGGAAGACTGCGTGAACGCGGTGGGCGTGGACGTCAACACCGCCTCGGCGGCGCTGCTGGCGCGGGTGTCCGGGCTGAACAGCACCATCGCCGGCAATATTGTCAGCTACCGCGACAGCCATGGTGCGTTCCGCCAGCGCAAGGCGCTGCTGAAAGTGCCGCGACTGGGCGACAAAACCTTCGAGCAGGCGGCGGGTTTCTTGCGCATCATGAACGGCGACAACCCGCTGGACCGCTCAGCGGTGCATCCGGAAGCCTACCCGCTGGTCGAGCGCATTGTGGCCCGCTGCAACAAGCCGGTGACCGCGCTGATTGGCGATGTCAGCGCGCTGAAAACGCTCAAGCCCAGCGACTACACCGACGAGCGTTTTGGCCTGCCCACGGTGATGGACATCCTGCGCGAGCTGGAAAAACCGGGCCGCGACCCGCGCCCGGAATTCAAGACCGCCACCTTTGCCGACGGCGTGGAAGACCTGGCCGACCTGCGCCCCGGCATGATTCTGGAAGGCGTGGTCACCAATGTGGCCAACTTTGGTGCCTTTATCGACATCGGCGTGCATCAGGACGGCCTGGTGCACATCTCGGCCTTGAGCAAGCAGTTTGTCGATGACCCGCGCAAGGTGGTCAAGGCCGGCGATGTGGTCAAGGTGAAAGTGATGGAAGTGGACGTCAAGCGCAAGCGGGTTGGCCTGAGCATGCGTCTGGACGACGAACCGGGTGCCAGCACGGCGCGCGGCCCGCGCGACGACAGCACGCCGCGCAAAGGCGGCGGCAAGCCAGCCCGCGAAGCGCCGCCCAGCAATAACGCCATGGCCGCCGCACTGGCCAAGCTGCGGCGTTAA
- the lgt gene encoding prolipoprotein diacylglyceryl transferase, which yields MLIHPQFDPVALSLGPLAVRWYGLMYLASFVLFMVLGLRRIRQGHTSFTPKMLDDLLFYGVLGVILGGRLGYVLFYKPADYLTDPLAILRVWEGGMAFHGGFLGVMVAMALFARRHRLDFLQVTDFIVPLVPLGLAAGRIGNFLNGELWGRVTQPSAPWAMVFPQAHQEDLIQAAQHPEWQTWLASYGGLPRHPSQLYQFALEGLLLFVLVWWYSARPRDTGKVSALFLLGYGSCRFVAEFAREPDNFLGLLALNLSMGQWLSLPMLIAGVWLWRRAGQQSGRFIRY from the coding sequence GTGCTGATTCACCCACAGTTTGACCCGGTTGCCCTGTCGCTGGGCCCGCTGGCCGTGCGCTGGTATGGCCTGATGTATCTGGCCAGCTTTGTGCTGTTCATGGTGTTGGGCCTGCGCCGGATTCGCCAGGGACACACCAGCTTCACCCCAAAAATGCTCGACGACCTGTTGTTTTATGGTGTGCTCGGGGTGATTCTGGGCGGGCGGCTGGGCTATGTGCTGTTTTACAAGCCAGCAGACTATCTGACCGACCCGCTGGCGATTTTGCGGGTGTGGGAAGGTGGCATGGCGTTTCATGGCGGGTTTCTTGGGGTGATGGTGGCCATGGCGCTGTTTGCCCGCCGCCATCGGCTGGATTTTTTACAGGTGACCGACTTTATCGTGCCGCTGGTGCCACTGGGGCTGGCTGCCGGACGGATTGGCAATTTCCTCAATGGCGAGCTGTGGGGACGTGTCACCCAGCCCAGCGCGCCGTGGGCCATGGTGTTTCCGCAAGCCCATCAGGAAGACCTGATCCAGGCCGCGCAACACCCCGAATGGCAAACTTGGCTGGCCAGCTACGGCGGCCTGCCACGCCATCCATCGCAGCTGTACCAGTTTGCCCTGGAGGGCTTGCTGCTGTTTGTGCTGGTATGGTGGTACTCGGCGCGGCCACGGGATACCGGCAAAGTGTCGGCGCTGTTCCTGCTGGGCTACGGCAGCTGCCGGTTTGTTGCCGAATTTGCCCGCGAGCCAGACAATTTTCTTGGCCTGCTGGCGCTGAATCTGTCGATGGGCCAGTGGCTGTCGCTGCCAATGCTGATTGCCGGGGTCTGGCTGTGGCGGCGTGCCGGCCAGCAGTCTGGCCGGTTTATCCGTTACTGA
- a CDS encoding LysR family transcriptional regulator — protein MEIYQLRTFVTVAQQGHLTQAAELLHLSQPAVTAQIKALEEEVGMPLFERTAGGVNLSRIGQELLPQAQAILEASRELLYRSRSLKGQLAGRAIIGAITTPEMINIGPWVAALIEKYPLLDIQLQHGVTGSVLNRVRKKELDAGFYIGKNPYVNVNTVYLTDMRFRVVAPPAWRERLSGMSNKELGKLPWIGISPLSSLHKLTSELWREMNISPKKVAEVDHIPCITSLVRAGVGLAIMREDEALVMQQAGDVVLVGDYSKTTELHFIYSADRAGDPIIEALLTELDAMWHH, from the coding sequence ATGGAAATTTATCAATTGCGCACCTTTGTCACGGTGGCGCAACAAGGCCACCTGACCCAGGCGGCGGAGCTGCTGCACCTGAGCCAGCCCGCCGTCACCGCGCAGATCAAGGCGCTGGAAGAAGAAGTCGGCATGCCGCTGTTTGAACGCACCGCCGGCGGGGTGAACCTGTCACGCATTGGCCAGGAACTGCTGCCCCAGGCCCAGGCCATTCTGGAAGCCAGCCGCGAACTGCTCTACCGTTCGCGCAGCCTGAAAGGCCAGTTGGCCGGACGCGCCATCATTGGTGCCATCACCACACCAGAAATGATCAACATCGGCCCGTGGGTGGCCGCGCTGATTGAAAAATACCCACTGCTGGACATCCAGCTGCAGCATGGCGTCACCGGTAGCGTGCTCAACCGGGTGCGCAAAAAAGAACTCGACGCCGGGTTTTACATTGGCAAAAACCCCTATGTGAATGTCAATACCGTATATCTCACCGACATGCGCTTTCGCGTGGTGGCCCCACCCGCCTGGCGCGAGCGACTGAGCGGCATGAGCAACAAGGAGCTGGGCAAATTGCCGTGGATTGGCATTTCGCCGCTGTCCAGCCTGCACAAACTGACCAGCGAGCTGTGGCGGGAAATGAACATTTCCCCGAAAAAAGTGGCCGAAGTCGATCACATCCCCTGCATCACCAGCCTGGTGCGGGCGGGGGTGGGGCTGGCCATCATGCGTGAGGATGAAGCGCTGGTGATGCAGCAAGCCGGTGACGTGGTGCTGGTGGGCGATTACAGCAAAACCACCGAGCTGCATTTCATCTACAGTGCCGACCGCGCTGGCGACCCGATCATCGAAGCCTTGCTGACCGAACTCGACGCCATGTGGCACCACTGA
- a CDS encoding cation acetate symporter gives MNRWLKYAGYAALALAPVAAFAAGDALQGEVKKAPLNVAAIVMFFAFVAFTLGITYWAARRTRSASDFYTAGGGITGFQNGLAIAGDYMSAASFLGISAMVFEKGYDGLIYSIGFLVGWPVILFLVAERLRNLGKFTFADVASYRLNQTQVRILAATGTLVVVALYLIAQMVGAGKLIQLLFGMDYATAVVLVGVLMVLYVMFGGMLATTWVQIIKAVILLSGASFMAFMVLASVGFSPEAMFSKAIEVHDKHAAIMEPGQLVSNPIDAVSLGLALMFGTAGLPHILMRFFTVSNAKEARKSVFFATGFIGYFYILTFIIGFGAIFLVGTNPEFKDAAGKLIGGNNMAAVHLAKAVGGNLFLGFISAVAFATILAVVAGLALSGASAVSHDLYASVIKKGKADEAAEMRVSKITTLVLGVIAIVLGIIFEKQNIAFMVGLAFSIAASANFPVLFLSMFWKGLTTRGAVIGGFAGLFSAVLLIVLGPAVWVDVLKNAKGTELFPYKNPALFSMTLAFVTTWLVSVMDNSKQAQEERKLFDAQFVRAMTGIGSAGASKH, from the coding sequence ATGAATCGTTGGCTCAAATACGCAGGTTACGCAGCACTGGCGCTGGCGCCAGTGGCTGCATTCGCGGCCGGTGACGCGCTGCAGGGCGAAGTGAAAAAAGCCCCGCTGAACGTCGCGGCCATCGTGATGTTCTTCGCCTTTGTGGCATTTACCCTGGGGATCACCTACTGGGCAGCACGTCGCACCCGGTCGGCCTCTGACTTCTACACCGCCGGTGGTGGTATCACCGGTTTCCAGAACGGCCTGGCCATTGCCGGCGACTACATGTCGGCAGCCTCGTTTCTGGGTATTTCCGCCATGGTGTTCGAAAAAGGCTACGACGGCCTGATCTACTCCATCGGCTTCCTGGTCGGCTGGCCGGTGATCCTGTTCCTGGTGGCAGAGCGTCTGCGTAACCTGGGCAAGTTTACTTTCGCCGACGTGGCCTCCTATCGTCTGAATCAAACCCAGGTTCGCATCCTGGCGGCGACCGGCACCCTGGTGGTGGTGGCGCTGTACCTGATTGCCCAGATGGTGGGCGCAGGCAAGCTGATTCAGCTGCTGTTCGGCATGGACTACGCCACCGCTGTGGTGCTGGTGGGCGTGCTGATGGTGCTGTACGTGATGTTCGGCGGCATGCTGGCCACCACCTGGGTGCAGATCATCAAAGCGGTGATCCTGCTGTCCGGTGCCTCGTTCATGGCCTTCATGGTGCTGGCTTCGGTGGGTTTCAGCCCGGAAGCCATGTTCTCCAAGGCCATTGAAGTACACGACAAGCACGCTGCCATCATGGAGCCGGGCCAACTGGTGTCCAACCCGATCGACGCCGTGTCGCTGGGTCTGGCGCTGATGTTTGGTACCGCTGGTCTGCCGCACATCCTGATGCGCTTCTTTACCGTGTCCAACGCCAAGGAAGCCCGCAAGTCGGTGTTCTTTGCCACCGGTTTCATCGGCTACTTCTACATCCTGACCTTCATCATCGGTTTTGGCGCCATCTTCCTGGTGGGCACCAACCCGGAATTCAAGGATGCAGCCGGCAAGCTGATCGGTGGTAACAACATGGCTGCCGTGCATCTGGCCAAGGCCGTGGGTGGCAACCTGTTCCTGGGCTTCATCTCGGCTGTGGCGTTTGCCACCATCCTGGCCGTGGTGGCGGGTCTGGCCCTGTCCGGTGCTTCGGCTGTGTCGCATGACCTGTACGCCTCGGTGATCAAGAAGGGCAAGGCTGACGAAGCTGCTGAAATGCGCGTGTCCAAGATCACCACCCTGGTGCTGGGCGTGATTGCCATCGTCCTGGGCATCATCTTTGAAAAGCAGAACATCGCCTTCATGGTGGGCCTGGCCTTCTCCATCGCCGCTTCGGCCAACTTCCCGGTGCTGTTCCTGTCGATGTTCTGGAAGGGTCTGACCACCCGTGGCGCAGTGATTGGTGGGTTTGCCGGCCTGTTCTCCGCCGTGCTGCTGATTGTTCTTGGCCCGGCAGTGTGGGTTGATGTGCTGAAGAACGCCAAGGGTACCGAGCTGTTCCCGTACAAAAACCCGGCGCTGTTCTCGATGACCCTGGCTTTCGTGACCACCTGGCTGGTGTCCGTGATGGACAACTCCAAGCAGGCTCAGGAAGAACGCAAGCTGTTTGACGCCCAGTTCGTTCGTGCCATGACCGGTATCGGTTCGGCAGGCGCCTCCAAGCATTAA
- a CDS encoding YdiU family protein, with amino-acid sequence MSAIETGLHSPRYAALPPIFYRVVAPQALNEPHWAAISPDCARLLGLDPAHDFDDDTLAVLAGSRPPARLPPLATAYSGHQFGVWAGQLGDGRALLLGERDGQDGQRHEIQLKGAGSTPFSRMGDGRAVLRSSIREFLCSEAMAGLGIPTSRALTLVASSTLVRRESLETAAVVCRVAPSFVRFGMFEHFCHGNRPDALRQLADHVIAAHFPECQQAEQPYAAWFEQVIAASARLVADWQAVGFCHGVLNTDNMSILGLTLDYGPFGFLDGFDPEHICNHSDHQGRYAFRRQPHIVYWNLQRLAAALWPLIREERLLQALETFQPTLEAALASRMQAKLGLQHWQDDDWTLLTDLLDLMAAQGADHTLTWRRLCAVTAHGDDPEHCRDLFLDRASFDTWRQRYAVRLQQDGQPDAQRSAAMRQINPCYVLRNHLAELAIQAAQAGNYQEINRLRACLSDPFTERPEYADYAGLPPDWAHTLSVSCSS; translated from the coding sequence ATGTCTGCCATCGAAACCGGGCTGCACAGCCCCCGCTACGCCGCATTGCCCCCGATCTTTTACCGGGTGGTGGCCCCACAAGCCTTGAACGAACCGCACTGGGCCGCCATCAGCCCAGATTGCGCCCGCCTGCTTGGGCTAGACCCTGCCCACGACTTTGACGACGACACCCTGGCCGTACTGGCCGGCAGCCGCCCGCCCGCCAGATTGCCGCCGCTGGCCACCGCCTACTCCGGCCACCAGTTTGGCGTCTGGGCCGGACAATTGGGCGATGGCCGCGCCCTGCTGCTGGGTGAACGCGACGGCCAGGATGGCCAGCGCCATGAAATCCAGCTCAAAGGCGCGGGCTCGACGCCGTTTTCACGCATGGGCGATGGCCGTGCAGTATTGCGTTCGTCGATCCGGGAATTTCTCTGTTCGGAAGCCATGGCTGGCCTAGGCATTCCCACCAGCCGGGCGCTGACACTGGTGGCGTCGTCCACCCTGGTGCGACGTGAAAGCCTGGAAACCGCTGCCGTGGTCTGCCGGGTGGCCCCCAGCTTTGTCCGCTTTGGCATGTTTGAGCATTTTTGCCACGGCAACCGGCCCGATGCACTGCGCCAGCTGGCCGACCATGTGATTGCCGCGCATTTTCCCGAGTGTCAGCAGGCCGAACAGCCCTACGCCGCCTGGTTTGAGCAGGTGATTGCCGCCAGCGCCCGGCTGGTGGCCGACTGGCAGGCGGTAGGGTTCTGCCATGGCGTGCTGAATACCGACAATATGTCGATTCTGGGCCTGACCCTGGATTACGGCCCGTTTGGCTTTCTGGATGGCTTTGACCCGGAGCATATCTGCAACCACTCCGACCACCAGGGCCGCTACGCCTTCCGCCGTCAGCCACACATCGTGTACTGGAACCTGCAACGGCTGGCTGCCGCGCTGTGGCCGCTGATTCGCGAAGAACGCCTGTTGCAGGCGCTGGAAACCTTTCAGCCCACGCTGGAAGCGGCCCTGGCCAGCCGCATGCAGGCCAAGCTGGGCTTGCAGCACTGGCAGGACGACGACTGGACCCTGCTCACCGACCTGCTCGACCTGATGGCCGCCCAGGGGGCCGACCACACGCTGACCTGGCGCCGGCTGTGCGCCGTCACCGCCCACGGCGACGATCCGGAACACTGCCGCGACCTGTTTCTCGACCGGGCCAGCTTTGACACCTGGCGGCAGCGCTACGCCGTCCGGTTGCAACAGGATGGCCAGCCCGACGCCCAGCGCAGTGCCGCCATGCGCCAGATCAACCCCTGTTATGTGCTGCGCAATCACCTGGCCGAACTGGCCATTCAGGCCGCGCAGGCGGGCAATTATCAGGAAATCAACCGCCTGCGTGCCTGCCTGAGCGATCCGTTTACCGAACGGCCAGAATATGCCGACTACGCCGGCCTGCCGCCAGACTGGGCACACACCCTGAGCGTGAGTTGTTCGAGTTAG
- a CDS encoding LysE family translocator gives MDTLLLPLITYATVMSITPGPNNVMLTASGVAFGYRRTLPHLLGVSIGHSVQIGLVCLGLGSVFIQWPWLHSALAWAGCGYLLWMAWQMLRAGAVADAPMARPQSFWQAAAFQWINPKAWVMATSTASLFLPPEWPLLLAAGWVTLVVVLVNYPCVSVWALFGSLLRSLLNQPQRRQRFNQLMAALLAGTAFLLLMGR, from the coding sequence ATGGACACCCTGCTGCTTCCCCTGATCACCTACGCCACCGTGATGTCAATCACCCCTGGCCCGAACAATGTGATGCTGACCGCCTCTGGCGTGGCATTTGGCTACCGGCGCACCCTGCCGCACCTGCTGGGGGTGAGCATTGGCCATTCAGTGCAGATTGGCCTGGTGTGTCTGGGCCTGGGCAGTGTGTTCATTCAGTGGCCGTGGCTGCACAGCGCACTGGCCTGGGCAGGCTGTGGCTATCTGCTGTGGATGGCCTGGCAGATGCTGCGCGCCGGGGCGGTGGCGGATGCGCCGATGGCGCGGCCACAAAGCTTCTGGCAGGCAGCCGCGTTTCAGTGGATCAACCCGAAAGCCTGGGTGATGGCCACCTCCACCGCCAGCCTGTTTCTGCCACCGGAATGGCCGCTGCTGCTGGCGGCTGGCTGGGTCACGCTGGTGGTGGTGCTGGTCAATTACCCGTGTGTGTCGGTGTGGGCGCTGTTTGGCTCGCTGCTGCGCTCACTGCTGAATCAGCCACAGCGTCGCCAGCGCTTTAACCAACTGATGGCGGCATTGCTGGCGGGCACGGCATTTCTGCTGCTGATGGGACGCTAA